One Micromonospora sp. WMMD1120 genomic region harbors:
- the recQ gene encoding DNA helicase RecQ encodes MASPTDLRAASGALDALRRVFGYDAFRGFQQDVIDHVVAGGDALVLMPTGGGKSLCYQIPALVRDGVAVVVSPLIALMQDQVDALTAVGVRAGFLNSTQSLDARRRVEAAFVAGELDLLYLAPEGLGVRSTLALLDRGRIALFAIDEAHCVSQWGHDFRPDYLALSMLHERWPDVPRIALTATATSATRTEIASRLKLDDARHFVASFDRPNIQYRIVPKREPRKQLLSLLRDEHPGDAGIVYCLSRASVDKTAEFLTANGIPALPYHAGLDAGTRAANQQRFLREDGLVMVATIAFGMGIDKPDVRFVAHLDLPKSVEGYYQETGRAGRDGLPSTAWLAYGLQDVVQQRKMIDTSDGDLAHRRNLAAHLDAMLALCETVRCRRVQMLEYFGETTATACGNCDTCLTPPESWDGTVAAQKLLSTVFRLDRERNQRFGAGHCIDILLGKQTDKISQYGHDSLTVFGIGAELSEAEWRGVVRQLLAEGLLAVEGDYGTLALTDASADVLGRRRTVTMRREPEKPASSRSSKPRGASTVVAELTPAAASVFERLRGWRAATAKEQGVPAYVIFHDATLRQIASDAPSTLAELSRVSGVGENKLAKYGDQILAVLSE; translated from the coding sequence CGATGCGCTGCGCCGGGTGTTCGGCTACGACGCGTTCCGAGGGTTCCAGCAGGACGTGATCGACCACGTGGTCGCCGGCGGTGACGCGTTGGTGCTGATGCCCACCGGTGGTGGCAAGTCGCTGTGCTATCAGATCCCCGCGCTGGTCCGCGACGGGGTCGCCGTCGTCGTGTCCCCGCTGATCGCGCTCATGCAGGACCAGGTCGACGCCCTGACGGCGGTCGGCGTCCGCGCCGGTTTCCTCAACTCCACCCAGAGCCTGGACGCCCGGCGCCGGGTGGAGGCCGCCTTCGTCGCCGGTGAACTGGACCTGCTCTACCTGGCTCCGGAAGGGCTCGGCGTCCGGTCCACCCTCGCCCTGCTGGACAGGGGGCGCATCGCCCTGTTCGCGATCGACGAGGCGCACTGCGTGTCCCAGTGGGGGCACGACTTCCGCCCCGACTACCTGGCGCTGTCGATGCTGCACGAACGGTGGCCCGACGTGCCCCGCATCGCGCTGACCGCCACCGCCACCAGCGCCACCCGCACCGAGATCGCCAGCCGGCTCAAGCTCGACGACGCCCGGCACTTCGTGGCCAGCTTCGACCGGCCCAACATCCAGTACCGGATCGTGCCCAAGCGGGAACCGCGCAAGCAACTGCTGTCCCTGCTGCGCGACGAGCACCCGGGCGACGCCGGCATCGTCTACTGCCTGTCCCGCGCCTCGGTGGACAAGACGGCGGAGTTCCTCACCGCCAACGGCATCCCCGCGCTGCCCTACCACGCCGGGCTGGACGCGGGCACCCGCGCCGCCAACCAGCAGCGCTTCCTGCGCGAGGACGGCCTGGTCATGGTGGCCACCATCGCCTTCGGCATGGGCATCGACAAGCCCGACGTGCGGTTCGTGGCCCACCTCGACCTGCCCAAGTCGGTCGAGGGCTACTACCAGGAGACCGGCCGCGCCGGGCGGGACGGCCTGCCGTCCACCGCCTGGCTGGCGTACGGCCTGCAGGACGTGGTCCAGCAGCGCAAGATGATCGACACCTCCGACGGCGACCTGGCCCACCGCCGCAACCTCGCCGCGCACCTGGACGCGATGCTCGCCCTCTGCGAGACGGTGCGCTGCCGCCGGGTCCAGATGCTCGAATACTTCGGCGAGACCACGGCGACCGCCTGCGGCAACTGCGACACCTGCCTCACCCCGCCGGAGTCCTGGGACGGCACCGTCGCCGCGCAGAAGTTGCTGTCCACCGTCTTCCGCCTGGACCGCGAACGCAACCAGCGGTTCGGTGCCGGGCACTGCATCGACATCCTGCTCGGCAAGCAGACCGACAAGATCAGCCAGTACGGCCACGACTCGCTCACCGTCTTCGGCATCGGCGCCGAGCTGAGCGAGGCGGAGTGGCGCGGCGTGGTCCGGCAGCTCCTCGCCGAAGGGCTGCTCGCTGTCGAGGGCGACTACGGCACGCTGGCGCTCACCGACGCGAGCGCCGACGTCCTCGGTCGCCGCCGCACCGTCACCATGCGCCGCGAGCCGGAGAAGCCGGCATCGAGCCGCTCGTCCAAGCCGCGCGGCGCGTCCACCGTCGTGGCCGAGCTGACCCCGGCCGCCGCGTCCGTCTTCGAGCGGCTGCGCGGCTGGCGGGCGGCCACCGCCAAGGAGCAGGGCGTCCCCGCGTACGTGATCTTCCACGACGCCACGCTGCGCCAGATCGCCAGCGACGCGCCGAGCACGCTCGCCGAGCTGTCCCGCGTCAGCGGTGTGGGCGAGAACAAGCTCGCCAAGTACGGCGACCAGATCCTGGCCGTCCTCTCCGAGTGA
- a CDS encoding C39 family peptidase, with product MRTDLIRRTALTAAGLAFTGGAIVGPVTTAFAAQSTARPTTQTVADRQGHGERQLGVRYEAQPNFYYCGPAAARNALSVQGKDISVDAMAKEMGTTEAGTNSINDITPVLNKETGKADAYHSVEISKPDADAAQTDTLRADIVKTVDDGRAVVANIAGTTTDTDGNTHSFEGGHYISVTGYRDNGNVVTIADSADPDTASYQITVEHLADWIATRGYATS from the coding sequence ATGCGTACCGATCTGATTCGTAGGACCGCTCTGACCGCTGCCGGTCTCGCGTTCACCGGTGGGGCCATCGTCGGCCCCGTCACGACCGCGTTCGCCGCGCAGAGCACCGCCAGGCCCACCACCCAGACGGTCGCCGACCGTCAGGGGCATGGTGAGCGTCAGCTCGGCGTGCGCTACGAGGCGCAGCCGAACTTCTACTACTGCGGCCCGGCCGCTGCCCGTAACGCGCTGAGTGTGCAGGGCAAGGACATCAGCGTGGACGCGATGGCCAAGGAGATGGGCACGACCGAGGCCGGCACGAACTCGATCAACGACATCACGCCGGTGTTGAACAAGGAGACCGGTAAGGCCGACGCGTACCACTCGGTCGAGATCAGCAAGCCCGACGCCGACGCGGCGCAGACCGACACGCTGCGCGCCGACATCGTCAAGACCGTCGACGACGGTCGGGCTGTGGTGGCCAACATCGCCGGCACCACCACCGACACCGACGGCAACACGCACTCGTTCGAGGGCGGGCACTACATCAGCGTCACCGGCTACCGCGACAACGGCAACGTCGTCACGATCGCCGACTCCGCCGACCCGGACACCGCCTCCTACCAGATCACCGTCGAGCACCTCGCCGACTGGATCGCCACCCGCGGCTACGCCACCAGCTAA